One window of the Candidatus Microbacterium colombiense genome contains the following:
- a CDS encoding glycoside hydrolase family 13 protein, producing the protein MTRSSVDTDVLRSTIPARPVTLPADAGWWRTAVIYQVYVRSFADGNGDGIGDLAGVRSRLGYLKSLGIDALWFTPWYPSPLADGGYDVRDYRGIDPRFGTLEEAEQLIAEALALGIRTIVDIVPNHVSDQHEWFRQALDAAPGSAERERFWFHPGRGGDGSGIPTNWVSSFQGETWTRTRNSDGTAGEWYLHLFTPEQPDLNWNHPDVRREHEDVLRFWFDRGVAGVRIDSAALPVKDPALPDLPAGAAPAVGHPHIDRDELHDIYRSWRAVADEYEGERVLVGEVWLDDAERFARYLRPGEMHTAFNFGFMSQPWSAQAMRSSITRTLAEHAPVGAPATWVLSNHDVTRPATRYGQADSSFAFERKRFGTATDAALGARRARAAALLVAALPGSLYIYQGDELGLPEVEVPLEAIEDPMHFRSGGVDPGRDGCRVPLPWSGSASPYGFGGAPWLPQPADWAPLAVDAQERDPQSTLNLYRRAVALRRRLTDFGGSDLEWLELGADVLAFRRGDDTLSITNLGATPVPLPAHHELLLSSQPLDGTLPPDATAWLALRAL; encoded by the coding sequence ATGACGAGGAGTTCCGTGGACACCGATGTTCTGCGCAGCACGATCCCTGCTCGCCCTGTGACCCTGCCCGCGGATGCCGGATGGTGGCGCACGGCCGTGATCTATCAGGTCTACGTGCGCAGCTTCGCCGACGGGAACGGCGACGGCATCGGCGATCTCGCAGGCGTCCGCTCGCGCCTCGGCTACCTGAAGAGCCTCGGCATCGACGCGCTGTGGTTCACCCCCTGGTACCCGAGTCCCCTGGCCGACGGCGGGTATGACGTGCGCGACTACCGCGGCATCGACCCGCGCTTCGGCACGCTGGAGGAGGCCGAGCAGCTCATCGCCGAGGCCCTGGCCCTCGGCATCCGCACGATCGTCGACATCGTGCCCAACCACGTCTCCGACCAGCACGAGTGGTTCCGCCAGGCCCTGGACGCCGCACCCGGAAGTGCGGAGCGCGAGCGCTTCTGGTTCCACCCGGGGCGCGGGGGCGACGGTTCCGGCATCCCGACGAACTGGGTGTCGAGCTTCCAGGGCGAGACGTGGACGCGCACGCGCAACTCCGACGGCACCGCGGGAGAGTGGTACCTGCATCTGTTCACTCCCGAGCAGCCCGACCTGAACTGGAACCATCCCGACGTGCGCCGGGAGCACGAGGATGTGCTGCGGTTCTGGTTCGACCGCGGCGTCGCCGGCGTGCGCATCGACTCGGCGGCGCTGCCCGTCAAAGACCCGGCGCTGCCGGACCTTCCGGCGGGGGCCGCCCCGGCCGTGGGTCACCCGCACATCGACCGCGACGAGCTGCACGACATCTATCGCAGCTGGCGCGCCGTCGCCGACGAGTACGAGGGCGAGCGCGTGCTGGTCGGGGAAGTGTGGCTCGATGACGCCGAACGATTCGCCCGATACCTGCGTCCCGGCGAGATGCACACCGCGTTCAACTTCGGCTTCATGTCGCAGCCGTGGAGCGCGCAGGCCATGCGCTCCTCGATCACCCGCACCCTGGCCGAACACGCTCCGGTCGGTGCACCCGCGACCTGGGTGCTGTCGAACCACGACGTGACCCGCCCCGCCACCCGCTACGGGCAGGCCGACTCTTCGTTCGCGTTCGAGCGCAAGCGCTTCGGCACCGCGACCGACGCCGCACTGGGCGCGCGGCGCGCACGGGCCGCCGCACTCCTCGTCGCCGCACTGCCAGGAAGCCTCTACATCTATCAGGGCGACGAACTCGGCCTGCCCGAGGTCGAGGTTCCGCTCGAGGCGATCGAGGACCCGATGCACTTCCGCTCCGGGGGCGTCGATCCGGGGCGCGACGGATGCCGGGTTCCGCTGCCCTGGTCAGGGTCGGCCAGTCCGTATGGGTTCGGCGGTGCGCCATGGCTCCCTCAGCCCGCCGACTGGGCGCCGCTCGCCGTCGACGCGCAGGAACGCGATCCCCAGTCGACGCTGAACCTCTACCGTCGCGCGGTCGCGCTGCGCCGCCGCCTGACCGACTTCGGCGGAAGCGACCTGGAGTGGCTCGAACTCGGTGCCGACGTGCTGGCGTTCCGTCGCGGTGACGACACCCTCAGCATCACGAATCTCGGCGCCACGCCCGTGCCGCTGCCGGCGCATCACGAACTGCTGCTCTCGAGCCAGCCGCTCGACGGCACTCTCCCACCCGATGCGACCGCGTGGCTTGCGCTGCGCGCCCTCTGA
- a CDS encoding extracellular solute-binding protein yields MKSPTKVLVAGVAALATVGALAGCTAGGDEGSADGKTELRVATFPPGADAAAYEAFAAQEKQFEKEHPDIDIIGVEYEWEGPTFAVQLAGGSLPDVFTVPFTDSKTLLENGQLMDVTDAIDDLGYTDKFNPIILDGVTGSDGKIYGFPRQAYAAALHYNRDLFEQAGLDPDNPPQTWDEIREAAKAIHDATGKAGYAQMAINNTGGWQLTSQTVARGGRTQTDNGDGTAESTIDNDGTKAALEFLHAVKWEDGSFGSKVDLDWGTINQEFAAGNVGMYTSGSDIYTALVRDFGMDSSIYGMTVVPMEGDDPGTLGGGDIAVMSPKIDEKTKAAGVTWIDWYYMQKLMDEDAAVLDAQTLNESGQAVGTPLLPVLSRELYDQSLEWIADYINVPTEQMAPFSDRIWDQTPVGEPKVKTQEVYSLLDTVVQTVLTDENADIDALLAQAQSDAQAKLDE; encoded by the coding sequence ATGAAGTCACCCACGAAGGTCCTCGTCGCCGGAGTCGCCGCACTGGCGACGGTCGGCGCTCTCGCCGGCTGCACCGCCGGCGGAGATGAGGGAAGCGCGGACGGCAAGACCGAGTTGCGCGTCGCGACGTTCCCGCCCGGGGCCGATGCCGCAGCGTACGAGGCGTTCGCCGCCCAGGAGAAGCAGTTCGAGAAGGAGCATCCCGACATCGACATCATCGGTGTCGAGTACGAATGGGAGGGGCCGACCTTCGCGGTGCAACTCGCCGGTGGCAGCTTGCCGGACGTCTTCACCGTTCCGTTCACCGACTCCAAGACGCTGCTCGAGAACGGTCAGCTCATGGACGTCACGGATGCGATCGACGACCTCGGCTACACCGACAAGTTCAACCCGATCATCCTCGACGGCGTCACCGGCTCCGACGGCAAGATCTACGGCTTCCCGCGTCAGGCCTACGCCGCCGCCCTGCACTACAACCGCGATCTGTTCGAGCAGGCGGGACTCGACCCCGACAACCCGCCGCAGACCTGGGACGAGATCCGCGAGGCCGCGAAGGCGATCCACGACGCCACCGGCAAGGCGGGCTACGCGCAGATGGCGATCAACAACACGGGCGGGTGGCAGCTCACCTCGCAGACCGTCGCCCGCGGCGGCCGCACCCAGACCGACAACGGCGACGGGACGGCGGAGTCGACGATCGACAACGACGGCACGAAGGCCGCTCTCGAGTTCCTGCACGCGGTCAAGTGGGAGGACGGGTCGTTCGGATCGAAGGTCGACCTCGACTGGGGCACGATCAACCAGGAGTTCGCGGCCGGCAACGTCGGCATGTACACGTCTGGGTCCGACATCTACACGGCCCTCGTGCGCGACTTCGGCATGGACTCGTCGATCTACGGCATGACGGTCGTGCCGATGGAAGGCGACGACCCCGGCACGCTCGGTGGTGGCGACATCGCGGTGATGAGCCCGAAGATCGACGAGAAGACCAAGGCCGCCGGTGTCACGTGGATCGACTGGTACTACATGCAGAAGCTCATGGACGAGGATGCCGCCGTACTCGACGCGCAGACTCTGAACGAGTCGGGCCAGGCCGTCGGCACCCCGCTGCTGCCGGTGCTCAGCCGCGAGCTGTACGACCAGTCCCTCGAGTGGATCGCGGACTACATCAATGTGCCGACCGAGCAGATGGCTCCGTTCAGCGACCGCATCTGGGACCAGACCCCGGTCGGTGAGCCGAAGGTGAAGACGCAGGAGGTGTACTCGCTGCTCGACACGGTCGTGCAGACGGTGCTGACCGATGAGAACGCCGACATCGATGCCCTCCTCGCCCAGGCCCAGAGTGACGCCCAGGCGAAGCTCGACGAGTAG
- a CDS encoding sugar ABC transporter permease: MTMTLPEQRAAVETSPPPAVRRARRRSPLTWYRGGGAANLLFVLPMLFVFVFFSWSPIVQSVIMSLQKTNLIVSEWVGFDNYLAVIGDPELGRAVINTLWFAVLALLFGFPLPLLMAVLMSEVRRGKGIYSALAYLPVVIPPVVAVLLWKFFYSADPSGVFNSVLAWVGIPPQPWIQDAVQAMPSLVLEATWAGAGGSIIIYLAALLGVPPELYDAAEVDGAGIWKKIWHVTLPQLRGILFIMLILQVIATAQVFLEPFLFTGGGPAGATKTVLLYIYDKAFRNSLGGDYGEATAVSVLLAIVLAVLSWLYFKLTDRWSTT; encoded by the coding sequence ATGACGATGACGCTCCCCGAGCAGCGGGCGGCGGTGGAGACCTCTCCGCCGCCCGCTGTGCGACGTGCCCGCCGCCGCTCGCCTCTGACCTGGTACCGCGGCGGCGGCGCGGCGAACCTCCTGTTCGTGCTGCCGATGCTGTTCGTGTTCGTCTTCTTCTCCTGGTCGCCGATCGTGCAGTCCGTGATCATGAGCCTGCAGAAGACGAACCTGATCGTGTCGGAATGGGTCGGCTTCGACAACTACCTCGCCGTGATCGGCGACCCCGAGCTGGGTCGCGCCGTGATCAACACGCTGTGGTTCGCCGTGCTCGCCCTGCTGTTCGGGTTCCCGCTGCCGCTGCTGATGGCGGTGCTGATGAGTGAGGTGAGAAGAGGCAAGGGCATTTACTCGGCGCTGGCCTATCTGCCGGTCGTGATCCCTCCGGTGGTCGCGGTGCTGCTGTGGAAGTTCTTCTACAGCGCCGACCCGTCCGGCGTCTTCAACTCGGTGCTGGCGTGGGTCGGCATCCCTCCGCAACCGTGGATCCAGGATGCTGTGCAGGCGATGCCCTCGCTCGTGCTCGAGGCGACCTGGGCCGGGGCCGGGGGATCGATCATCATCTACCTCGCGGCGCTTCTGGGAGTGCCGCCGGAGCTCTACGACGCCGCCGAGGTCGACGGCGCCGGAATCTGGAAGAAGATCTGGCACGTCACGCTCCCGCAGCTGCGCGGCATCCTGTTCATCATGCTGATCCTGCAGGTGATCGCCACGGCGCAGGTGTTCCTCGAACCCTTCCTGTTCACCGGCGGAGGACCGGCGGGCGCGACCAAGACCGTGCTGCTCTACATCTACGACAAGGCGTTCCGCAACAGTCTCGGCGGCGACTACGGCGAGGCCACGGCGGTCTCGGTGCTGCTGGCGATCGTGTTGGCCGTCCTGTCCTGGCTGTACTTCAAGTTGACCGACCGTTGGAGCACGACGTGA
- a CDS encoding carbohydrate ABC transporter permease, translated as MSLTTRLSTRAAEKAAEKAVDRVGDRTVISDSERRRPGIRIGMSLTHVFLLVGLVVAGLGPILWLAKSAVTPTQDTLQQPFALWPNGIDWENLSTAWNDIHIDQYFLNTVVIALGAWFVQLFIATTAGYALSVLRPAYAPVLNALVLATLFIPGIVLLVPLYLTIVNPPLLGEVNLLNNYLAVWLPMGANAFNILLVKRFFDSLPREVFEAARTDGAGPFRLFWSIVLPMSKPILGVVSVFAIIAAWKDYLWPMLVLPDPAVQPLSVRLPAVQSQTELDVFLAALAIATLIPIAMFLIFQSVFLRSAGLGGAVKG; from the coding sequence GTGAGCCTGACCACCCGCCTCTCGACCCGCGCCGCGGAGAAGGCGGCCGAGAAGGCCGTCGACCGCGTCGGGGACCGCACGGTCATCTCCGACTCCGAGCGTCGGCGCCCCGGCATCCGGATCGGCATGTCGCTCACGCACGTCTTCCTGCTGGTCGGGTTGGTCGTGGCGGGTCTCGGTCCCATCCTGTGGCTCGCGAAGTCGGCCGTGACGCCCACGCAGGACACCCTGCAACAGCCGTTCGCGCTGTGGCCGAACGGCATCGACTGGGAGAACCTGTCGACCGCGTGGAACGACATCCACATCGACCAGTACTTCCTGAACACCGTGGTGATCGCGCTGGGAGCCTGGTTCGTGCAGCTGTTCATCGCGACGACCGCCGGATATGCCCTGTCGGTGCTGCGGCCCGCCTATGCGCCGGTGCTCAATGCGCTGGTGCTAGCGACGCTGTTCATCCCGGGGATCGTGCTGTTGGTGCCGCTGTACCTGACGATCGTGAATCCGCCGCTGCTGGGGGAGGTGAATCTGCTCAACAACTACCTCGCGGTCTGGTTGCCGATGGGCGCTAACGCCTTCAACATCCTGTTGGTGAAGCGGTTCTTCGACAGCCTGCCGCGTGAGGTGTTCGAGGCCGCGCGCACCGACGGGGCGGGTCCTTTCCGGCTGTTCTGGTCGATCGTGCTGCCGATGTCGAAGCCGATCCTCGGCGTGGTCTCGGTGTTCGCGATCATCGCGGCGTGGAAGGACTACCTGTGGCCCATGCTGGTGCTGCCCGACCCTGCGGTGCAGCCGCTGTCAGTGCGGTTGCCCGCGGTGCAGTCCCAGACCGAGCTCGACGTGTTCCTCGCGGCGCTCGCGATCGCGACGCTCATCCCGATCGCGATGTTCCTGATCTTCCAGTCCGTGTTCCTGCGCTCGGCAGGGCTCGGCGGTGCGGTGAAGGGCTAG
- a CDS encoding TetR/AcrR family transcriptional regulator, with product MARRGSYAKGVARREEILESALDVIGRKGYQNASLKEIAEVVGVTPAALLHYFGSKEELFTEVLRKRDQRDGMDPSFVDANEAIAGFIDVIRHNTEVPGLVALFSRLSVDAADPEHPAHQYFLDRSERLRETFTESFGAPGFQRLPLDPDTLARVIQAASDGLQLQWMIDPTVDMPGIMEALIGALHTPTPPASAETPA from the coding sequence ATGGCACGACGGGGTTCTTACGCGAAAGGCGTCGCGAGACGCGAGGAGATCCTCGAGAGCGCGCTCGACGTGATCGGACGCAAGGGGTATCAGAACGCCTCCCTCAAGGAGATCGCCGAGGTCGTCGGCGTGACACCCGCCGCACTGCTGCACTACTTCGGCTCCAAGGAGGAGCTGTTCACCGAGGTGCTCCGCAAACGCGACCAGCGCGACGGGATGGATCCCTCCTTCGTCGATGCAAACGAGGCGATCGCCGGGTTCATCGACGTCATCCGACACAACACCGAGGTACCCGGACTGGTCGCGCTGTTCTCGCGCCTCTCGGTCGATGCGGCCGACCCCGAGCATCCGGCGCACCAGTATTTCCTCGACCGGAGCGAACGCCTGCGGGAGACCTTCACCGAGAGCTTCGGCGCTCCGGGCTTCCAGCGCCTGCCGCTCGACCCCGACACCCTCGCCCGCGTGATCCAGGCTGCATCCGACGGGCTGCAGTTGCAATGGATGATCGACCCCACCGTCGACATGCCCGGAATCATGGAGGCGCTGATCGGCGCGCTCCACACGCCGACACCCCCGGCGAGCGCCGAGACCCCCGCGTAG